A window of Candidatus Nitrospira allomarina genomic DNA:
CGGTAATGAAACTCCACATCCAGTCGCTTTCGGAATACGGCCCAGACTGATAGACATACAATGCCGAACGTGGTGGTCTTAATTCCTCCAGCGGTTCCTCCCGGTGACCCCCCGATGATCATTAGCAAAATTAGCATATACAAGGTGCTGGGTCGGAGGAGGCTCAGGTCCAGCGTATTGAATCCTGCTGTCCGGGCGGCTCCCGAGTGAAAGACTGCGACCATGGCACCCGCTGCAGGAGTTTGCGAGCGAAGCGTGGCCGGACTATGCATTTCCAACAGATAAAATCCAATCGTACCAATCACCCATAAGCTTACGGAAACAAGTAAGGCCAGCCTCGTATGGGTTTGAATTCGATACCGTTCTTTTCGGTAATAACTCAGCAGGTCGCGGAAGACAATAAACCCGATTCCGCCCAGAACGAAAAGGAGACTAATGGAAACATTCACCAGGACATCGTCACGATAGGGGATTAGATTTTGAGAAAACGTTGAAAATCCCGCATTGTTAAAGGCGGAAACAGCGTGAAAAATACCATGCCAGCAGGCTTCTAATAAGGGCATTTCCTGGGAAAACCTGGCGGCCAGGATGGATGCGCCCAAACCTTCAAAGGTAAAGGTGATGATTAAAATGGTTTTGACAAAACGAATCGATCCCGCCAAATCCAATGAACTGAGCGCCTCAGCCACCATCATGCGGTTTCGTAGTCCGATGCGTTGTCCCACGGCGATGAGCATGATGGTTGCGAGCATCGCGTACCCTAACCCGCCCAGTTGGATGAGCGTCAAAATGACGATCTGTCCGAATAAGGTGAAATCTTTTTCCGTGTCCGCCACAATCAGGCCGGTGACCGTTACGGCCGAAGTTGCCGTAAAGAGGGCGTCGAGAAAACTTAACGATTTACCAGGGGTGGTGGCCCATGGGGTCTTCAGTAGGAATGTTCCGATAGTGATCAAGGCAATGCCGCCTAGTGTGACGAGCTGACCGGCTGACAGTGGGCCGTGAGGGAACAATCGACGAGTCATGGTGGTCGGATTCCACGAGCCCAGACGAGTAGGAAGTGGTAATGAAGGCAACATGACAGCTAAGGCATGAATTCTCCTACCTTCTCACATGAGCAGGTCCGAGAAATAATCGAAATTCAAAGCCGTTCAGCTGAATCAATCGGGTGAGAAGTCTCATTCACGAATCTTTTTCTTGGCAGTTTACATTCCGGGGGAAAACAAAGGAAGAAAAGAAATTGTCCGGCACTTGATTGGCAATCTTGTCTAGGGAGATGTTTTCAGTCAAGATCGCCAGCATCAGGCGGCTTGAGTGGATATTCCTTGTTCAAGGAGTTGGACGAGTTCCCCGTGGTGATAAGGCTTGGCTAGGATCGCAAAGGCCCCTGCACTCATACCTTGGTGGTGGAGCTGATCTGAACAGCACGCGGTGACCAGTATAAACGGGATTTTTCGATTCATGGGGCTCTCCCGAAGGGCTTGAAGCA
This region includes:
- a CDS encoding TrkH family potassium uptake protein yields the protein MTRRLFPHGPLSAGQLVTLGGIALITIGTFLLKTPWATTPGKSLSFLDALFTATSAVTVTGLIVADTEKDFTLFGQIVILTLIQLGGLGYAMLATIMLIAVGQRIGLRNRMMVAEALSSLDLAGSIRFVKTILIITFTFEGLGASILAARFSQEMPLLEACWHGIFHAVSAFNNAGFSTFSQNLIPYRDDVLVNVSISLLFVLGGIGFIVFRDLLSYYRKERYRIQTHTRLALLVSVSLWVIGTIGFYLLEMHSPATLRSQTPAAGAMVAVFHSGAARTAGFNTLDLSLLRPSTLYMLILLMIIGGSPGGTAGGIKTTTFGIVCLSVWAVFRKRLDVEFHYRRMPLHLVLQALAIMFLAIGAVTTLTFFLALIENKPFLALMFEVASALGTVGFSVGNGGVLSLSAILTDFGKIIILSSMFLGRFGPLLVGLVSLTPPVRMLYRFPQAKVAIG